A genome region from Anastrepha ludens isolate Willacy chromosome 3, idAnaLude1.1, whole genome shotgun sequence includes the following:
- the LOC128857734 gene encoding KH domain-containing protein 3-like, with product MSPQFTSPSITQAGVVGLTYAEVLRDATEDDTSQSTEDSMSKMVHVTVAQISKDPMDRAMQNATSEPLTEAIRDATSESAEEITAETMPDATWVTITEVVSDVNKEAMRDATLRSMRDSTSESVKVAITKVISDATIDAIRDATLEPTQDITPEAMRDAPSMRDVTLEAARVAMEKVTRDATSDVVEITTLDGTPEAMSDAASEAADISKAENKRNVTSEAMRDGVTMVLKRAVIMEMVMEETLPIEQTAVIIPSYVYSEAVEVKERVMVAKRVRVN from the coding sequence ATGTCGCCTCAGTTCACATCGCCGAGTATAACTCAAGCAGGGGTTGTGGGCCTTACATATGCGGAGGTGTTAAGAGATGCTACGGAAGATGATACATCGCAGTCTACGGAGGATAGTATGTCGAAGATGGTGCATGTTACTGTTGCGCAGATTTCAAAAGATCCTATGGATAGGGCTATGCAAAACGCTACAAGTGAACCTTTGACAGAGGCTATACGAGACGCTACATCGGAGTCTGCGGAAGAAATTACGGCAGAGACAATGCCAGACGCTACGTGGGTTACTATAACGGAGGTTGTAAGTGATGTTAATAAAGAGGCAATGCGAGACGCTACGTTGAGATCTATGAGAGATTCTACTTCGGAGAGCGTGAAGGTTGCTATAACGAAGGTTATAAGTGATGCTACGATAGACGCTATACGAGACGCTACGTTGGAGCCAACGCAAGATATTACGCCAGAGGCAATGCGAGACGCTCCGTCTATGAGAGATGTTACGTTGGAAGCCGCGAGAGTTGCTATGGAGAAGGTTACAAGAGATGCTACGTCGGATGTTGTGGAGATTACTACTTTGGATGGCACGCCAGAGGCAATGAGCGACGCTGCATCGGAGGCTGCGGACATTTCTAAAGCGGAAAATAAGAGAAATGTCACGTCGGAAGCTATGAGAGATGGTGTCACGATGGTTCTTAAACGGGCGGTGATTATGGAAATGGTTATGGAAGAGACGCTTCCTATTGAACAGACGGCAGTTATTATACCTTCGTACGTTTACTCAGAGGCGGTGGAAGTGAAGGAACGTGTGATGGTAGCTAAACGCGTTAGGGTTAATTAA